In Myxococcus stipitatus, the following are encoded in one genomic region:
- a CDS encoding helix-turn-helix transcriptional regulator, with translation MASKETLANELAELVRLRRARDLMDREFENPLDVESVARAAAMSPAHFSRRFKQEYGESPYSYLMTRRIERAMALLRRGDMSVTDVCMAVGCTSLGSFSASFTKLVGMPPSDYRTQEHTEDAVLPACVQKERTRPRRAGSEKQSPE, from the coding sequence ATGGCTTCCAAAGAGACGCTGGCCAACGAACTCGCCGAGCTCGTCCGCCTGCGGCGCGCCCGCGACCTCATGGACCGTGAGTTCGAGAACCCCCTCGACGTGGAGTCCGTCGCGCGGGCGGCCGCCATGTCACCCGCCCACTTCTCGCGGCGCTTCAAACAGGAGTACGGGGAGAGCCCGTACTCGTATCTCATGACACGCCGCATCGAGCGGGCCATGGCCCTCTTGCGGCGCGGAGACATGAGCGTCACCGACGTGTGCATGGCCGTCGGCTGCACGTCGCTGGGCTCGTTCAGCGCCAGCTTCACCAAGCTGGTGGGCATGCCCCCGTCGGACTACCGCACCCAGGAGCACACGGAGGACGCCGTGCTGCCCGCCTGCGTCCAGAAAGAGCGGACACGTCCACGTCGAGCAGGATCGGAGAAGCAATCCCCGGAGTGA
- a CDS encoding c-type cytochrome: protein MDLRSLPFAALTGAALLAATAAGAFVLVRDADIVALRFPTKVLAPTKPSPESPREAVEHFQCNRCHVVPGIEPASAALGENCVTCHQAITAGRLDLWYKEAEVLKWKKNLTHLMRTPDLGSVGQRIKRSWLVSWLQAPHSVRPLYGATMPRMKLGPRDAELIADFLHVTEEETAEDSSGDAAAGRLLYEKYGCSTCHFRADAPAEAPAYGSEAFRAASARRRAPDLKHVRARMSLAQLRQWLRDPRGVLPDTQMPVFAFTPKEVEDLVAFLREPLPETEPGPRAPYKPRRLEREVHYPEVAKKLTRHLCYHCHSDSRRAGDQGPGNSGGFGYTGASLDLATHEGILRGVKREGQFRGLPDRLEDGTPRLIATLLARRAELEGHAHPDVLGMPLGLPPIPDEDIDLISTWIEQGAPR from the coding sequence GTGGACCTTCGCTCCCTCCCCTTCGCCGCTCTGACGGGTGCCGCACTCCTCGCCGCCACGGCCGCGGGAGCCTTCGTGCTCGTCCGCGATGCCGACATCGTGGCGCTGCGCTTTCCCACGAAGGTCCTCGCGCCCACGAAGCCGTCGCCCGAAAGCCCGCGCGAAGCCGTGGAGCACTTCCAATGCAATCGCTGTCACGTGGTGCCCGGCATCGAACCGGCCTCCGCCGCGCTGGGCGAGAACTGCGTGACGTGCCACCAGGCCATCACCGCCGGGAGGTTGGACCTCTGGTACAAGGAGGCCGAGGTCCTCAAGTGGAAGAAGAACCTCACGCACCTGATGCGGACGCCCGACCTGGGCTCGGTGGGCCAGCGCATCAAACGAAGCTGGCTCGTCTCCTGGCTTCAAGCCCCGCATTCGGTGAGGCCGCTCTATGGGGCCACCATGCCCCGGATGAAGCTAGGCCCGAGGGACGCCGAGTTGATCGCCGACTTCCTCCACGTGACGGAGGAGGAGACCGCGGAGGACTCCAGCGGCGACGCGGCGGCGGGCCGGCTGCTCTATGAGAAGTACGGGTGTTCGACGTGTCACTTCCGCGCCGACGCGCCAGCCGAGGCCCCGGCCTATGGCTCCGAGGCGTTCCGCGCCGCCTCCGCTCGGCGAAGGGCTCCGGACCTGAAGCATGTGCGCGCCCGCATGTCGCTCGCGCAGCTGCGCCAGTGGCTGAGGGACCCCCGCGGCGTCCTCCCCGACACGCAGATGCCCGTCTTCGCCTTCACGCCGAAGGAGGTCGAGGACCTGGTGGCCTTCCTCCGCGAGCCCCTGCCGGAGACGGAGCCAGGGCCGCGTGCTCCGTACAAGCCCCGGCGGCTCGAGCGGGAGGTGCACTATCCGGAGGTCGCGAAGAAGCTCACGCGCCATCTCTGCTACCACTGCCACTCCGACAGCCGCCGCGCGGGAGACCAGGGCCCCGGCAACAGCGGCGGCTTCGGCTACACCGGCGCGTCACTCGACCTGGCCACACATGAAGGCATCCTCCGGGGCGTCAAGCGCGAGGGCCAGTTCCGTGGGCTGCCAGACCGCCTCGAGGACGGCACGCCGCGGCTGATCGCCACCCTGCTCGCGCGCCGCGCGGAGCTGGAGGGACACGCGCATCCAGACGTGTTGGGCATGCCGCTGGGTCTTCCGCCCATCCCGGACGAGGACATCGACCTCATCTCCACGTGGATAGAGCAAGGCGCCCCGCGATAG
- a CDS encoding ATP-binding cassette domain-containing protein, with the protein MIRVRGARENNLKDVSVELPKRRLTVFTGVSGSGKSSLVFGTIAAESQRLINETYSAFVQGFMPSLGRPEVDVLDGLTTAIIVDQERMGANSRSTVGTATDANAMLRVLFSRLGKPHIGSSNAYSFNVPSVRAVGQMTVEKGEGGGKTEKKVFNITGGMCPKCEGMGSVTDIDLTQLFDDSKSLNEGALTIPGYTQDGWYVRIFSASGFLDGDKPIRDYTKKERHDFLYREPVKVKVENMNLTYEGLIPRIQKSFLTKDKESLQPHIRAFVERAVTFTTCPDCKGTRLSEAARSSKIKGINIADACAMQINDLADWVRGLKEPSVAPLVANLQHALDSFVEIGLGYLSLDRPTGTLSGGESQRTQMVRHLGSALTDVTYVFDEPTVGLHPHDIQRMNTLLLNLRDKGNTVLVVEHKPEAIQIADHVVDIGPGAGTAGGQVVFEGTVEALRASGTLTGRHLDDRAKVKPSVRKPTGVLKVRGASSHNLQKVDVDIPTGVLVVVTGVAGSGKSSLIHGSVSGREGVVSVDQSAIKGSRRSNPATYTDLLEPIRKAFAKANNVKPALFSANSEGACPTCNGAGVIYTDLGMMAGVSTVCEDCEGKRFQAAVLKYKFGGLNIAEVLDLPVDEAVAFFGSGKGSTPAAHAILKRMSDVGLGYLRLGQPLTTLSGGERQRLKLATHMAEEGGIYVLDEPTTGLHLADVAQMLALLDRLVDSGKSVIVIEHHQAVMAHADWLIDLGPGAGHDGGRIVFEGTPADLVASPKTLTGKHLAAYVGGPAVGSGSGSAQTGRASKAKSRAS; encoded by the coding sequence ATGATTCGTGTCCGCGGGGCCCGTGAGAACAACCTGAAGGACGTGAGCGTCGAGCTGCCCAAGCGGCGCCTCACGGTGTTCACCGGCGTGTCCGGCTCCGGCAAGTCGTCGCTGGTGTTCGGCACCATCGCGGCGGAGTCGCAGCGCCTCATCAACGAGACCTACAGCGCGTTCGTCCAGGGCTTCATGCCGTCCCTAGGCCGCCCCGAGGTCGACGTCCTGGACGGGCTCACCACGGCCATCATCGTCGACCAGGAGCGGATGGGCGCCAACTCCCGCTCCACCGTCGGCACGGCGACGGACGCCAACGCGATGCTGCGGGTGCTCTTCAGCCGACTGGGCAAGCCGCACATCGGCTCGTCCAACGCGTACTCCTTCAACGTCCCCTCGGTGCGCGCCGTGGGACAGATGACCGTCGAGAAGGGCGAAGGGGGCGGGAAGACGGAGAAGAAGGTCTTCAACATCACCGGCGGCATGTGCCCCAAGTGCGAGGGCATGGGCTCGGTGACGGACATCGACCTGACCCAGCTCTTCGACGACTCGAAGTCGCTCAACGAGGGCGCGCTCACCATCCCCGGCTACACCCAGGACGGATGGTACGTGCGCATCTTCTCGGCCTCGGGCTTCCTCGACGGGGACAAGCCCATCCGCGACTACACCAAGAAGGAGCGCCACGACTTCCTGTACCGCGAGCCCGTCAAGGTGAAGGTCGAGAACATGAACCTCACCTACGAGGGGCTGATTCCTCGTATCCAGAAGTCGTTCCTGACCAAGGACAAGGAGTCGCTCCAGCCACACATCCGCGCCTTCGTCGAGCGCGCGGTGACGTTCACCACCTGCCCGGACTGCAAGGGCACCCGGCTCAGCGAGGCCGCCCGCTCCTCCAAAATCAAGGGCATCAACATCGCCGACGCGTGCGCGATGCAGATCAACGACCTGGCCGACTGGGTGCGCGGCCTGAAGGAGCCCTCCGTCGCGCCGCTGGTGGCGAACCTGCAGCACGCGCTCGACTCGTTCGTGGAGATTGGCCTGGGCTACCTGAGCCTCGACCGGCCCACGGGGACGCTGTCGGGCGGCGAGTCCCAGCGCACGCAGATGGTCCGCCACCTGGGCTCCGCGCTCACCGACGTGACGTACGTGTTCGACGAGCCCACCGTCGGCCTGCACCCGCACGACATCCAGCGGATGAACACGCTGCTGCTGAACCTGCGTGACAAGGGCAACACGGTGCTCGTCGTGGAGCACAAGCCGGAGGCCATTCAAATCGCCGACCACGTCGTGGACATCGGCCCGGGCGCCGGCACGGCCGGTGGCCAGGTGGTGTTCGAGGGCACCGTCGAGGCGCTCCGCGCCAGCGGCACGTTGACCGGGCGGCACCTGGATGACCGGGCCAAGGTGAAGCCGTCGGTGCGCAAGCCGACGGGCGTGCTGAAGGTGCGCGGCGCCAGCAGCCACAACCTCCAGAAGGTCGACGTCGACATTCCCACGGGCGTGCTGGTGGTGGTGACGGGCGTGGCCGGCTCGGGGAAGAGCTCGCTCATCCACGGCTCCGTGTCGGGCCGGGAGGGCGTGGTGTCGGTGGACCAGTCCGCCATCAAGGGCTCGCGGCGCAGCAACCCCGCGACGTACACGGACCTGCTGGAGCCCATCCGCAAGGCCTTCGCCAAGGCCAACAACGTGAAGCCCGCGCTGTTCAGCGCCAACTCGGAGGGCGCCTGCCCGACGTGCAACGGCGCGGGCGTCATCTACACCGACCTGGGGATGATGGCGGGTGTCTCCACCGTGTGCGAGGACTGCGAGGGCAAGCGCTTCCAGGCCGCGGTGCTGAAGTACAAGTTCGGCGGGCTCAACATCGCCGAGGTGCTCGACCTGCCCGTCGACGAGGCCGTGGCCTTCTTCGGCTCCGGCAAGGGGAGCACACCGGCCGCGCACGCCATCCTCAAGCGCATGTCGGACGTGGGGCTCGGGTACCTGCGGCTCGGCCAGCCGTTGACCACGCTGTCGGGTGGCGAGCGGCAGCGGCTGAAGCTCGCGACGCACATGGCCGAGGAAGGCGGAATCTACGTGCTCGACGAGCCGACCACCGGCCTGCACCTGGCGGACGTCGCGCAGATGCTCGCGCTGCTGGACCGGCTGGTCGACTCCGGCAAGTCCGTCATTGTCATCGAGCACCACCAGGCCGTCATGGCGCACGCCGACTGGCTCATCGACCTGGGGCCGGGCGCGGGCCACGACGGTGGCCGCATCGTGTTCGAGGGCACTCCGGCCGACCTGGTCGCATCGCCCAAGACGCTGACCGGCAAGCACCTGGCCGCGTACGTCGGTGGCCCCGCGGTGGGCTCGGGCAGCGGGTCCGCCCAGACGGGGCGCGCCAGCAAGGCCAAGAGCCGCGCGAGCTGA
- a CDS encoding beta-propeller fold lactonase family protein, with amino-acid sequence MNWESPHVHPVDLTPDGTRLLAVNTADHQLQVFAVSQEGSLTLTATIPVGLDPVSVRARSNTEAWVVNHISDSVSIVNLSTLNVINTIPTDDEPEDVVFAGTPQRAFISCSQVNQVLVVDPARPLATPRRIPILGESPKALAVNESGTRVYVAIFESGNRTTLLSGGRTFPNPVPPNVVSDPRGPYGGVNPPPNFGRDFEPPLNPDNPPPPPQGLIVKKDARARWMDDNQGDWTSLVSGENAALSGRVEGWDMPDRDVAIINTSTLAVTYATGLMNLNMALAVHPSGLVTVVGTDATNQVRFEPNIVGLFLRVQLASVNPSAPSRSVVRDLNPHLDYSVPVVPQSVRDLSIGDPRGIAWHPSGTRGYVTGMGSNNVVVVDGVGQRVANIPVGEGPTGIVLNRPGTRAYVMDKFAASISVVDLKQQKEVARVPFFDPSPEAIKLGRKHLYDTHKTSGLGHISCGSCHVDGRMDRLAWDLGDPSDVVKSIAGQNLGMGIPGLTEDFTNWHSMKGPMTTQTLQDIIGKEPHHWRGDRAGLEDFNPAFIKLQGDDAMLSAVEMQQFEDFLATLTFPPNPFRNVDNTLPTRLALPGHYTPHKFPPVGRPLPVGNAVNGLQMFRPPRLLDNNVFACSTCHTLPTGLGSDFVWDGSRFNPLPAGPHGERHLGLVSQDGTTAGTTKVPHLRNLYQKAGTEFSQRESLAGFGYFHDGATASLSEFVTVTAFKLMTEQEVADMVAFLLSFSGSDLPMGSVTSVMEPPGPSSKDTHAGVGRQVTLSSPNPAPSQLGDVALFQQLADREAVGLVVRGRQGGLARGYVYVGNGVFQSDRSREVVNASVLRTLARPGSELTYTLVPRGMEFPLGVDRDNDGVLNQDELERGTRPDDPLSK; translated from the coding sequence GTGAACTGGGAAAGCCCTCATGTCCATCCGGTGGACCTGACCCCAGATGGTACCCGGCTTCTGGCTGTGAATACGGCGGACCACCAACTGCAAGTCTTTGCGGTCTCGCAAGAGGGCTCGCTGACGCTCACCGCCACCATCCCCGTGGGGCTGGACCCTGTCTCTGTCCGGGCCCGCTCCAACACCGAGGCGTGGGTGGTCAACCACATCTCCGACAGTGTGAGCATCGTCAACCTGTCCACCCTCAATGTCATCAACACCATCCCCACCGATGACGAGCCGGAGGACGTGGTCTTCGCGGGGACACCCCAGCGGGCCTTCATCTCCTGCTCCCAGGTGAACCAGGTGCTGGTGGTGGACCCCGCCCGCCCGCTCGCCACTCCCCGGCGAATCCCGATTCTGGGAGAGAGTCCCAAGGCGTTGGCGGTGAACGAGTCCGGCACCCGCGTGTATGTCGCCATCTTCGAGTCCGGCAATCGCACCACGCTCCTGTCGGGCGGCCGCACCTTTCCCAACCCGGTTCCGCCCAACGTCGTGAGCGACCCCCGAGGCCCCTACGGAGGCGTCAATCCTCCGCCCAACTTCGGGAGGGATTTCGAGCCGCCCCTGAATCCCGACAACCCGCCGCCACCGCCGCAGGGCCTCATCGTGAAGAAGGACGCGCGCGCCCGTTGGATGGATGACAATCAAGGGGATTGGACCAGCCTGGTGAGCGGCGAGAACGCCGCGCTCTCCGGCCGCGTCGAGGGCTGGGACATGCCGGACCGCGACGTGGCCATCATCAACACGTCCACCCTGGCGGTGACGTACGCCACCGGCTTGATGAACCTCAACATGGCCCTGGCGGTGCACCCCAGCGGACTGGTGACGGTGGTGGGGACGGATGCGACGAATCAGGTGCGCTTCGAGCCGAACATCGTGGGCCTCTTCCTTCGCGTGCAGCTGGCCTCGGTGAACCCCTCCGCTCCATCCCGCTCCGTGGTGAGGGACTTGAATCCTCACCTGGACTACTCGGTGCCGGTGGTGCCGCAGTCGGTGCGGGATTTGTCCATTGGCGACCCGCGAGGCATTGCCTGGCACCCGTCGGGCACCCGGGGCTACGTGACGGGGATGGGGTCCAACAACGTCGTCGTGGTGGATGGGGTGGGCCAGCGTGTGGCGAACATTCCCGTGGGGGAGGGGCCCACGGGCATCGTGCTCAACCGCCCGGGGACTCGGGCCTACGTGATGGACAAGTTCGCGGCCAGCATCTCCGTCGTGGACTTGAAGCAGCAGAAGGAGGTGGCCCGCGTCCCGTTCTTCGACCCGTCTCCCGAGGCCATCAAGCTGGGGCGCAAGCACCTCTATGACACCCACAAGACCTCGGGGCTGGGGCACATCTCCTGTGGCTCCTGCCATGTGGATGGACGCATGGACCGGTTGGCGTGGGATTTGGGAGACCCTTCCGATGTCGTGAAGTCCATCGCCGGGCAGAACCTGGGCATGGGCATCCCCGGGCTCACGGAGGACTTCACGAACTGGCACTCCATGAAGGGGCCGATGACCACCCAGACGCTCCAGGACATCATCGGCAAGGAGCCTCACCACTGGCGCGGAGACCGGGCGGGACTCGAGGACTTCAACCCGGCCTTCATCAAGCTCCAAGGGGATGACGCCATGCTCTCCGCGGTGGAGATGCAGCAGTTCGAGGACTTCCTCGCCACGCTGACCTTCCCCCCCAATCCCTTCCGGAACGTGGACAACACGCTGCCCACGCGCCTGGCCTTGCCGGGGCACTACACGCCGCACAAGTTCCCGCCCGTCGGGCGCCCGCTCCCCGTGGGGAACGCCGTCAATGGCTTGCAGATGTTCCGGCCGCCGCGCCTCTTGGACAACAACGTGTTCGCCTGCTCCACCTGCCACACGCTGCCCACGGGGCTGGGCTCGGATTTCGTCTGGGATGGCTCGCGCTTCAATCCGCTCCCCGCGGGCCCTCATGGTGAGCGCCACCTGGGCCTGGTCTCCCAGGATGGGACGACGGCGGGGACGACCAAGGTTCCGCACCTGCGCAATCTCTACCAGAAGGCCGGGACGGAGTTCTCGCAGCGGGAGAGCCTCGCGGGCTTCGGGTACTTCCATGACGGCGCCACGGCGTCCCTCTCCGAGTTCGTGACTGTCACGGCCTTCAAGCTCATGACCGAGCAGGAGGTCGCGGACATGGTGGCCTTCCTGTTGAGCTTCTCGGGTTCGGACCTGCCCATGGGCTCGGTGACGAGTGTGATGGAGCCCCCGGGCCCCTCCAGCAAGGACACACACGCGGGCGTGGGCCGGCAGGTGACGCTCAGCTCTCCGAATCCCGCGCCCTCGCAGCTGGGCGACGTGGCGCTGTTCCAGCAACTCGCGGACAGGGAGGCGGTGGGGCTGGTCGTGCGGGGCCGGCAGGGGGGACTTGCCCGTGGCTACGTCTACGTGGGCAACGGCGTCTTCCAGTCGGACCGCTCGCGGGAGGTGGTGAACGCCTCCGTGCTCAGGACCCTGGCGCGGCCCGGGAGCGAGCTCACGTACACGCTCGTGCCTCGAGGAATGGAGTTCCCGCTGGGCGTGGACCGGGACAACGACGGCGTCCTCAACCAGGACGAACTGGAGCGGGGCACCCGTCCGGATGACCCGCTGAGCAAGTAG
- a CDS encoding VOC family protein translates to MTTLKLSTVHLIVDDPMRALAFYRDALGLTLTGDVAQGPFRWLTFASPDQPGVQIVLSQPHAGRTKEDGDAVARLLAKGSLGGAIFASNNLEETFAKLSAAQVDVVQPPTDQPWGVRDCAVRDPAGNMIRISQA, encoded by the coding sequence ATGACGACCCTCAAGCTTTCGACCGTTCATCTGATTGTCGACGACCCCATGCGTGCGCTCGCGTTCTACCGGGACGCCCTGGGACTGACGCTCACCGGCGATGTCGCCCAAGGCCCCTTCCGGTGGCTCACCTTCGCGTCCCCCGACCAGCCCGGCGTCCAGATTGTGCTGAGCCAGCCTCATGCCGGCCGCACGAAGGAGGACGGTGACGCGGTGGCGCGCCTGCTCGCGAAGGGCTCGCTGGGCGGGGCCATCTTCGCCAGCAACAACCTGGAGGAGACGTTCGCGAAGCTGAGCGCCGCCCAGGTGGACGTGGTGCAGCCGCCCACGGACCAGCCTTGGGGCGTGCGCGACTGCGCCGTGAGAGACCCCGCTGGAAACATGATTCGCATCAGCCAGGCCTGA
- a CDS encoding helix-turn-helix transcriptional regulator codes for MVTRTRVEYELLGALRDLAKATLPLGRLLTELNSLLREPMGYDGSCWHGTDPATGFVTSTVAENLDPRGFERAAALEMWAPEPLTFTRLRASGRRAATLLQAARGHPEDSARFRELLQPVGFGDELRINFDLPSGCWGSAVFMRSADRGPFTARELGLAERLAPHISQLLCRAYPSDLTEGPEPLLPGVAVLGPTGKLMSVDSRGEAVLEELAETIPSPNGIPTGFIAVAEHARGVAATGRAGLPSRSRVRTHRGRWLTLHATLLDGAPSGQVAIVAAPATPSEILPMALMGMGLSAREQDVAVLVLRGHDTATISRALYITPATVQDHLKSIFTKSGVRSRRAFAARLMGPLVTAALPPAR; via the coding sequence ATGGTGACTCGCACTCGGGTCGAGTACGAACTGCTGGGGGCCCTTCGCGACCTCGCCAAGGCCACGCTCCCCCTGGGACGACTGCTCACGGAGCTCAATTCCTTGCTCCGCGAACCCATGGGCTACGACGGAAGCTGCTGGCACGGCACGGACCCCGCCACCGGGTTCGTGACCTCGACGGTGGCGGAGAACCTGGACCCGCGCGGCTTCGAGCGCGCCGCCGCCTTGGAGATGTGGGCTCCCGAGCCCTTGACCTTCACCCGGCTGCGCGCGTCCGGACGAAGGGCGGCGACACTCCTCCAGGCCGCGAGGGGACACCCCGAGGACAGCGCCCGCTTTCGCGAGCTGCTGCAGCCCGTGGGCTTCGGGGATGAGCTTCGCATCAACTTCGACCTGCCCTCCGGATGTTGGGGCTCGGCGGTGTTCATGCGCTCCGCGGACCGAGGCCCCTTCACCGCGCGCGAGCTGGGCCTGGCCGAGCGGCTCGCGCCCCACATCAGCCAGCTCTTGTGCCGCGCCTATCCGAGCGACCTGACCGAAGGCCCCGAGCCCCTGCTTCCCGGCGTCGCCGTGCTGGGTCCCACCGGCAAGCTGATGTCCGTGGACTCACGCGGCGAAGCGGTCCTGGAGGAGCTGGCCGAGACGATTCCCTCCCCCAATGGCATCCCCACCGGATTCATCGCCGTCGCCGAGCACGCACGAGGCGTCGCCGCCACCGGCCGCGCGGGCCTGCCCTCCCGCTCCCGCGTGCGCACCCATCGAGGCCGGTGGCTGACCCTGCACGCCACCCTCCTGGATGGCGCTCCCTCGGGGCAGGTCGCCATCGTCGCGGCTCCCGCCACGCCCTCGGAGATTCTTCCCATGGCCTTGATGGGCATGGGGCTCAGCGCCCGAGAGCAGGACGTCGCGGTGCTCGTGCTCCGGGGACACGACACCGCCACCATCTCCCGGGCGCTCTACATCACCCCGGCGACGGTCCAGGACCACTTGAAGTCCATCTTCACCAAGTCCGGCGTCCGCAGCCGCCGCGCGTTCGCCGCCCGGCTCATGGGCCCGCTCGTCACCGCGGCCCTGCCACCCGCCCGGTGA
- a CDS encoding arginine deiminase family protein, with protein MAFGEIECWSEDGRLDSLVVFQPAALDVSSDEEAAAVGFSRIVTRVEAQDASNRLREVLGSFGCRAIDLVDFLSPADRVVSNTTVNRVFVRDTAVALGSRLVRGAAAFPARLAEFDVTHGALSRLMGRPEGDVEWASVARVEFGDVFLLGERRLLVNVGLRSDARSARDFVELAWEAGFEEVVVVRIPENLGIIHLDLAFNVLGEEAVLARAFLRHCPLRVCVRGQAARWESFEDYFVQRGRRVVTFEPGNTHPFLSNFIHLEQRLLLASEGAAPHLRALVRGLGMEVVSVDVEALEGGNGSVRCLTMPLRRRAA; from the coding sequence ATGGCATTTGGGGAAATCGAGTGCTGGTCGGAGGACGGCCGGCTGGACAGCCTGGTGGTCTTCCAGCCCGCAGCGCTGGACGTCTCATCGGACGAGGAAGCCGCCGCCGTCGGGTTTTCTCGAATCGTGACAAGAGTTGAAGCGCAGGACGCTTCAAACCGGCTCCGCGAGGTGTTGGGGTCCTTTGGCTGTCGCGCCATCGACCTGGTGGATTTCCTGTCACCCGCGGACCGGGTCGTCAGCAACACCACGGTGAACAGGGTATTTGTGCGTGACACGGCGGTGGCGTTGGGGTCGCGGTTGGTTCGCGGCGCCGCGGCGTTCCCCGCACGGTTGGCCGAGTTCGACGTGACGCATGGCGCGCTGTCGCGGTTGATGGGGCGTCCGGAAGGCGACGTGGAGTGGGCGTCGGTGGCGCGCGTGGAGTTCGGGGACGTCTTCCTGCTGGGGGAGCGGAGGCTGCTGGTCAACGTGGGCCTGCGCAGTGATGCGCGGTCCGCGCGGGACTTCGTGGAGCTGGCGTGGGAGGCGGGCTTCGAGGAAGTGGTGGTCGTCCGCATTCCGGAGAACCTGGGCATCATCCACCTGGACCTGGCCTTCAACGTGCTCGGTGAGGAGGCGGTCCTGGCGCGGGCCTTCTTGCGCCACTGCCCGCTCCGGGTCTGCGTGCGAGGACAAGCGGCGCGCTGGGAGTCGTTCGAGGACTACTTCGTCCAGCGAGGGCGCCGCGTCGTCACCTTCGAGCCGGGGAACACGCACCCGTTCCTCTCCAACTTCATCCACCTGGAGCAGCGGTTGCTCCTCGCCTCGGAAGGGGCCGCGCCGCACCTGCGTGCGCTGGTGCGGGGGCTGGGGATGGAGGTGGTGAGCGTGGATGTCGAAGCGCTCGAGGGCGGCAATGGCAGCGTGCGCTGCCTGACGATGCCGCTGCGGCGCAGGGCCGCCTGA
- the cml gene encoding CmlA/FloR family chloramphenicol efflux MFS transporter, whose translation MPVSRSLSWNHSVPAALLLMAPFDLLASLAMDIYLPVVPAMTGVLGTTPSIVQLTLSLYMAVLGLGQMVFGPLSDRIGRRPVLLAGAVLFAAASFLLAATSDAATFVGLRLLQAVGASAALVATFATVRDVYAERPESATLYSTFSAMLAFVPALGPIAGALLARHFGWRAIFITLGILAVAATLNALPRWRETRPPGEAPRGITFRPILGNAAFWTYTLGFSAAMGSFFVFFSTAPRVLIGRAGFSELGFSLAFATAALAMILTTRFARHFVAKWGRAGSLTRGMLLLLLGAALLATGQRFSTPSFWTFIAPMWVIAAGIVFAASVTANGALQAFGDVAGTAVALYFCIQSLIVGVVGTLLVVLLDGDTAWPLVAYASLMALVTLMALRHLHSQDRQPSHPQPVSGTPTE comes from the coding sequence ATGCCTGTTTCAAGAAGCCTGTCGTGGAATCACTCCGTGCCAGCAGCGCTGTTGCTGATGGCCCCCTTCGACCTCCTGGCCTCCCTGGCCATGGATATCTACCTGCCCGTCGTTCCCGCGATGACGGGAGTCCTCGGCACCACGCCCTCCATCGTCCAGCTCACGTTGAGCCTGTACATGGCGGTGCTCGGACTCGGCCAGATGGTGTTCGGCCCGCTCTCGGACCGCATCGGCCGGCGGCCGGTGCTGCTCGCTGGCGCCGTGCTGTTCGCGGCCGCCTCGTTCCTCCTCGCGGCCACCTCCGATGCCGCCACGTTCGTCGGCCTCCGGCTCCTGCAAGCTGTCGGAGCGTCCGCGGCGCTGGTCGCCACGTTCGCGACCGTTCGTGACGTCTACGCGGAGCGCCCCGAGAGCGCGACCCTCTACAGCACGTTCAGCGCGATGCTGGCCTTCGTTCCGGCCCTCGGCCCCATCGCGGGGGCCTTGCTCGCGAGGCACTTCGGCTGGCGCGCCATCTTCATCACGCTCGGAATCCTGGCGGTGGCGGCGACGCTGAACGCCCTGCCTCGATGGCGGGAGACACGCCCGCCCGGTGAGGCCCCCCGCGGCATCACGTTCCGGCCCATCCTGGGCAACGCCGCGTTCTGGACGTACACGCTGGGCTTCAGCGCGGCCATGGGCTCGTTCTTCGTGTTCTTCTCCACGGCGCCCCGGGTCCTCATCGGGCGGGCCGGCTTCTCGGAGCTCGGGTTCAGCCTGGCCTTCGCCACCGCCGCGCTCGCGATGATTCTCACCACGCGCTTCGCCAGGCACTTCGTGGCGAAGTGGGGACGAGCGGGAAGCCTCACGCGGGGCATGCTCCTGCTGCTGCTCGGCGCCGCGCTGCTGGCCACGGGGCAGCGCTTCTCCACCCCGTCGTTCTGGACGTTCATCGCGCCGATGTGGGTCATCGCGGCGGGCATCGTCTTCGCCGCCTCCGTCACCGCCAACGGCGCGCTCCAGGCCTTTGGCGACGTGGCGGGCACGGCCGTCGCGCTCTACTTCTGCATCCAGAGCCTCATCGTCGGCGTCGTCGGCACGCTGCTGGTCGTCCTGCTCGACGGCGACACCGCATGGCCCCTGGTGGCTTACGCCTCGCTCATGGCCTTGGTGACACTGATGGCGCTCCGACACCTGCACTCACAGGACCGTCAGCCCTCGCACCCACAGCCTGTGTCCGGCACGCCGACGGAGTGA